DNA from Halobaculum sp. XH14:
GGTGAACCAGCTCGTACATCGGTTCCGACGTCTCGACACCGCCACAAAAGCGTCGGGGGAACCGGGACCCCGCCGTCCGTTCCCGGTCGCGGACTCGACCGTCGCCGCCTCCGGGTCACCGCGAACGACCTGCGGGGCTTTTCACGCCGGGCGACGTAGCCGGGTGCAATGACAGGGGAGTTCGGGCTCGTCGATCCCGAGGAGGCCGAGGTGCCGGGCGACGAGTGGGAGTCGCTCGACGTCTCGGACGACGAGGCCGACCGCATCGCCCGGCGGCAGGACGACGAGTTCGACGAGTTCCGGATCAGGGTCAAGGACACCGAGCAGTTCAAGATCGAGGCGTCGGTGTTCGACGACGCGACGCTCGCGGCCGTCTACAAGCTCGTCCAGGACGGCCACATCGGCGCGTTCGGCGGCCCCATCTCGACCGGGAAGGAGGCGAACGTGTACGAGGCGCTCGGGGACGACGGGGAGGAACTCGCGGTGAAGGTGTACCGCATCGGCACCTCGAACTTCCGGCACATGCGCGAGTACCTGGAGGGCGACCCACGCTTCGAGGGCATCGGCTCGGACAAGAAGAAGGTCGTGCTCGCGTGGGTGCGAAAGGAGTTCGCCAACCTCCGCCGCGCGAAGGCCGCGGGCGTCCGCGTTCCCGACCCCATCGCCGTCCAGCGGAACGTGCTCGTGATGGACCTGGTCGGTCACGCCGACGACCGGGCGCGCCGGCTCTCGGAGGTCGACGTGGAGAACCCCGAGACGGCCTACGAGGTCGTCCGCGAGTACATGCGCCGGCTCTACTCGGCCGGCCTCGTTCACGGCGACCTCTCGGAGTACAACATGATCATCCACGAGGGCGAACTCGTCGTCATCGACCTCGGGCAGGCGGTGACGGTCCACCACCCGAACGCGCGCGAGTTCCTCGAACGCGACTGCGAGAACGTCGCCGCCTTCTTCTCCCGGCAGGGGATGGCCGTCACGGGCGCGGAACTGCAGGAGTACGTCACCGCGCCCGAGCCGGAGCCGTCGGCGGATCTGGAGTGAGTTCGACGGCGGCGTGACCGCTCGACCCA
Protein-coding regions in this window:
- the rio1 gene encoding serine/threonine-protein kinase Rio1, which translates into the protein MTGEFGLVDPEEAEVPGDEWESLDVSDDEADRIARRQDDEFDEFRIRVKDTEQFKIEASVFDDATLAAVYKLVQDGHIGAFGGPISTGKEANVYEALGDDGEELAVKVYRIGTSNFRHMREYLEGDPRFEGIGSDKKKVVLAWVRKEFANLRRAKAAGVRVPDPIAVQRNVLVMDLVGHADDRARRLSEVDVENPETAYEVVREYMRRLYSAGLVHGDLSEYNMIIHEGELVVIDLGQAVTVHHPNAREFLERDCENVAAFFSRQGMAVTGAELQEYVTAPEPEPSADLE